Proteins encoded in a region of the Deinococcus malanensis genome:
- a CDS encoding beta-N-acetylhexosaminidase — translation MRLPSSCVSIPLRSHASGVRRTTLLLLGACLLGSALLGAASGVAVSVTSVPDARTVAARPSLIPTPQKAEFPAGTLALSGLGLQLSGNAPQLGWVARDLRAAWQSQLGASLAEGGRTPIVIGTRQDPALAAKARAAGLYTEAPEGYALWVDASGAHVVGADAQGAYYGAQTLAGLLTPQGLRYARIQDAPALKQRVAMLYLDSTSQPVNDRLIPLLARLKFNTVLVMSNYVQWDAAKAGGWVHAGGATKAEAARVARLAREHGLEVIPLLETLGHAGWMFHGGRNRDLVQDPDSQQPYAYDTLNPQTYDRVVFPVLSEMIDVFGPKVIHIGHDEVRNRDRFPARANGKAAGFEKLFVDDTVKIHGFLKSRGVGTMIWHDAAFSDSVIATLPAKLPKDIQVAYWNYTADANTGMLERIRALGFPVLGASWYEEGNPEDMAKAAAKAGASGMIQTRWSGYFGNPSVWDGMAEQGVALVRAGASFWNPSAPALKDAASAYRALYQPQRFGQAAGVLVNLSPLVTRKLTDADGKGWIGKGAETDLSRLPTGNVVLGGYRFNVSGAVMLRGDRAAARGLPEQATVDLGRKADALVFLHTTGWPAPTNRDPVGRYEVRYADGTTLSVPLEYGRHLRAWTDTLPSSMVTAPAWSGQTRDGLDVNVTLLEWPNPKPGVTIQSVKLVSAGKGANPTLLGLTLIGGR, via the coding sequence ATGCGCCTTCCTTCCAGCTGTGTTTCCATCCCCTTGCGTTCACATGCCTCTGGCGTACGGCGCACCACCCTGCTCCTGCTGGGTGCCTGCCTGCTGGGCTCGGCGCTGCTCGGTGCCGCCTCCGGGGTCGCCGTCAGCGTGACATCGGTCCCTGACGCACGCACCGTGGCGGCCCGTCCCTCCCTGATCCCGACACCACAGAAAGCTGAATTTCCGGCCGGCACCCTGGCCCTCTCCGGACTGGGCCTCCAGCTTTCTGGCAACGCGCCTCAGCTGGGGTGGGTAGCCCGCGACCTGCGCGCGGCCTGGCAATCCCAGCTGGGAGCCAGCCTGGCCGAGGGTGGCAGGACACCGATCGTCATCGGTACCCGGCAGGATCCGGCCCTGGCGGCGAAGGCACGGGCGGCCGGCCTGTACACCGAGGCCCCCGAGGGCTACGCCCTGTGGGTGGACGCCAGCGGTGCCCACGTGGTGGGGGCCGACGCCCAGGGGGCGTACTACGGCGCGCAGACCCTGGCCGGTCTACTGACTCCGCAGGGGCTGCGTTACGCCCGCATCCAGGACGCCCCGGCCCTGAAACAGCGGGTGGCGATGCTGTACCTGGACTCCACCAGCCAGCCGGTCAACGACCGCCTGATCCCGCTGCTGGCCCGGCTGAAGTTCAACACCGTGCTCGTCATGAGCAACTACGTGCAGTGGGACGCTGCCAAAGCCGGCGGCTGGGTTCATGCGGGCGGCGCCACCAAGGCGGAGGCAGCGCGTGTAGCGCGGCTGGCACGTGAACACGGCCTGGAGGTCATCCCACTGCTCGAAACGCTGGGGCACGCCGGCTGGATGTTTCATGGCGGGCGCAACAGGGATCTGGTGCAGGATCCGGACTCACAGCAGCCCTACGCCTATGACACGCTGAACCCGCAGACCTACGACCGGGTGGTCTTTCCGGTCCTGAGCGAAATGATCGACGTGTTCGGGCCCAAGGTCATCCACATCGGCCACGACGAGGTGCGCAACCGCGACCGGTTCCCGGCGCGCGCCAACGGTAAGGCGGCCGGCTTCGAGAAGCTGTTTGTGGACGACACGGTCAAGATTCACGGATTTCTGAAATCGCGCGGTGTGGGCACCATGATCTGGCATGACGCGGCCTTCAGCGATAGCGTGATCGCGACCCTGCCCGCCAAGCTGCCCAAGGATATTCAGGTCGCCTACTGGAACTACACCGCCGACGCCAACACCGGCATGCTGGAGCGCATCAGGGCGCTGGGCTTCCCGGTACTGGGTGCTTCCTGGTACGAGGAAGGCAACCCCGAGGACATGGCCAAAGCAGCAGCCAAGGCCGGCGCCAGCGGCATGATCCAGACCCGCTGGTCCGGATACTTCGGCAATCCCAGCGTCTGGGACGGCATGGCGGAGCAGGGTGTGGCGCTGGTCCGCGCTGGAGCCAGCTTCTGGAACCCCTCGGCACCTGCCCTGAAAGATGCCGCCAGCGCCTACCGGGCGCTGTATCAACCGCAGCGCTTCGGTCAGGCCGCCGGCGTCCTGGTCAACCTGAGTCCGCTGGTCACCCGCAAGCTGACGGACGCAGACGGCAAAGGCTGGATCGGCAAGGGCGCGGAAACAGACCTGAGCCGGCTACCCACCGGCAATGTGGTGCTGGGCGGCTACCGTTTCAACGTCAGCGGCGCCGTGATGCTGCGGGGTGACCGGGCCGCTGCGAGGGGGCTGCCCGAACAGGCGACCGTCGATCTGGGACGCAAGGCCGATGCCCTGGTGTTTCTGCACACCACCGGCTGGCCAGCGCCGACCAACCGTGACCCGGTCGGCAGGTATGAGGTCAGGTATGCCGACGGCACCACGTTGAGCGTGCCGCTGGAATACGGACGCCATCTGCGCGCCTGGACCGACACCCTGCCCAGCAGCATGGTCACCGCTCCAGCCTGGAGCGGCCAGACCCGTGACGGGCTCGACGTCAATGTCACACTGCTGGAGTGGCCCAATCCCAAGCCCGGCGTGACCATTCAGAGCGTGAAGCTGGTCAGTGCGGGCAAAGGTGCCAATCCGACGCTGCTGGGGCTCACCCTGATCGGCGGCCGCTGA
- a CDS encoding ABC transporter substrate-binding protein — protein MKTLALTAALLAVGTASAQKTQLEFWTISLAPLFNDEMNRLVQQFEKENPNVELKWVDVPANAMEQKLLAAVASGRPPAAVNLSSDMTVKLVQQGAIEPLSLTAAQKKLYFASPLDTFTYDNKVMGVPWYWAPKVVAYNADIFRKAGLDPANPPRTIQTLMAAARQIKDKTGMYGFMPNINGINMLYLFQEAGLPVLDKSGGRAVFNSPEHVKLVQSYVDLYRKGYIPEDTMRRGFTAATELYSAGKLAMLITGPQFILRVQNDNKAIYDVTRVAPYPINIAGNVIHTPLMGFTVPKGVKDKALAQKLALFLTNDVNQLAFSKVTKTTFPSTVKASTDKFFKQGGSGAVEQGKLVSSTLLKKARDLTLVYPDASKLNKVFKDNIESAMAGQKSVKAALDDIVKAWNASL, from the coding sequence ATGAAAACACTTGCCCTGACCGCCGCCCTGCTCGCCGTGGGGACCGCCAGCGCCCAGAAGACGCAACTGGAGTTCTGGACCATCAGCCTGGCTCCGCTGTTCAACGACGAGATGAACCGTCTGGTCCAGCAGTTCGAGAAGGAAAACCCGAACGTCGAGCTCAAGTGGGTCGATGTGCCCGCCAACGCCATGGAGCAGAAACTGCTCGCCGCTGTGGCCTCGGGCCGGCCCCCGGCAGCTGTCAACCTGTCTTCGGACATGACGGTCAAACTGGTGCAGCAGGGAGCGATTGAACCGCTGAGCCTCACCGCCGCCCAGAAGAAGCTGTACTTCGCTTCTCCGCTCGACACCTTCACCTATGACAACAAGGTCATGGGCGTGCCGTGGTACTGGGCTCCCAAGGTCGTGGCCTACAACGCCGACATCTTCCGCAAGGCTGGTCTGGACCCCGCCAACCCCCCGCGCACCATCCAGACTCTGATGGCGGCAGCCAGGCAGATCAAGGACAAGACCGGCATGTACGGCTTCATGCCCAACATCAACGGCATCAACATGCTGTACCTGTTCCAGGAAGCCGGGCTGCCGGTGCTGGATAAGTCGGGCGGCAGGGCCGTGTTCAACAGCCCCGAGCACGTCAAGCTGGTCCAGAGCTACGTGGACCTGTACCGCAAGGGCTATATCCCCGAAGACACCATGCGCCGCGGCTTTACGGCCGCCACCGAGCTGTACTCGGCCGGCAAGCTGGCCATGCTGATCACCGGCCCGCAGTTCATCCTGCGCGTGCAGAACGACAACAAGGCCATCTATGACGTCACCCGCGTGGCGCCCTACCCCATCAACATCGCCGGCAACGTCATTCACACGCCGCTGATGGGCTTTACCGTGCCCAAGGGCGTCAAGGACAAGGCCCTGGCCCAGAAGCTGGCGCTGTTCCTGACCAACGACGTCAACCAGCTGGCGTTCTCCAAGGTCACCAAGACCACCTTCCCTTCTACCGTGAAGGCCAGCACCGACAAATTCTTCAAGCAGGGCGGCTCGGGCGCTGTGGAGCAGGGCAAGCTGGTCTCCAGCACCCTGCTGAAAAAAGCCCGCGACCTGACACTGGTCTACCCGGATGCCAGCAAGCTCAACAAGGTCTTCAAGGACAACATCGAGTCCGCGATGGCCGGGCAGAAGAGTGTCAAGGCGGCGCTCGACGACATTGTGAAAGCCTGGAACGCCAGCCTGTAA
- the nagZ gene encoding beta-N-acetylhexosaminidase: MTQADLLPGALAMVDIPGPTLDPETADFLRRYGVRSVCLFGKNIQSETQLRALCRDLRDLMGEHALIALDHEGGAILRPDFWPFAPSAMALGAADDPDLTRDINAALARQLRSLGINWNFAPVLDVNVNPGNPVIGERAYGADPALVTRHGQAALAGHAAAGVAACVKHFPGHGDTHLDSHLALPTVRKTRAELEQGEFLPFRRLLDESPAVMTAHIVYPELDPVHPATLSRAVLHSLIRQEWGYQGVIVTDSMGMQAIDANYGRGEAAVLALQAGADLVMALGRREVQEATLQAIATAMKHELNFQEVQASLDRLETLARRYPAQADESLAAADDAGLLGEAWARGLTAYGNPKAPARGSRVLLVAHRTPERENVSEAAADAETLARELGAVYEVELAPFQSPDELDWTALRARGLPVILATTARHRHAALRDARPDLHLALYNPYAVLDVDAPAIVTYGFRPEARAAVLAWLLGELTPAGRLPFQA, encoded by the coding sequence GTGACCCAAGCTGACCTACTGCCCGGCGCCCTGGCGATGGTGGATATCCCTGGACCCACCCTGGACCCTGAAACTGCTGATTTCCTGCGGCGCTACGGGGTGCGGAGTGTCTGTCTGTTTGGCAAGAACATTCAATCCGAGACCCAGCTGCGCGCCCTGTGCCGCGACCTGAGAGACCTCATGGGCGAGCACGCCCTGATTGCTCTGGACCACGAGGGGGGCGCCATTCTGCGTCCGGACTTCTGGCCCTTTGCACCCTCGGCCATGGCGCTGGGAGCGGCAGACGATCCGGACCTGACCCGCGACATCAATGCGGCTCTGGCACGGCAGCTGCGCAGCTTGGGGATCAACTGGAACTTTGCGCCGGTGCTGGACGTCAACGTGAACCCGGGCAACCCGGTGATCGGTGAGCGGGCCTATGGGGCAGATCCGGCGCTGGTGACCCGGCACGGTCAGGCTGCGCTGGCCGGGCACGCTGCTGCGGGCGTTGCGGCCTGTGTCAAGCACTTCCCGGGGCATGGCGACACCCACCTGGACAGCCATCTCGCCCTGCCCACAGTGCGCAAGACCCGCGCAGAGCTCGAACAGGGTGAGTTTTTGCCCTTCAGGAGATTGCTGGACGAGTCGCCGGCGGTCATGACCGCGCACATCGTCTATCCGGAGCTCGACCCGGTTCACCCGGCCACCCTCAGCCGGGCAGTGCTTCACAGTCTGATTCGTCAGGAATGGGGCTACCAGGGGGTGATCGTGACCGACAGCATGGGCATGCAGGCCATCGACGCGAACTACGGCCGGGGCGAGGCGGCCGTGCTGGCGCTTCAAGCTGGTGCGGACCTGGTGATGGCCCTGGGACGCCGTGAGGTCCAGGAGGCCACGCTGCAGGCCATCGCAACTGCCATGAAACACGAGCTGAACTTCCAGGAGGTGCAGGCCAGCCTGGACCGACTGGAAACCCTGGCACGCCGGTATCCGGCTCAGGCGGACGAGAGTTTGGCTGCGGCAGATGATGCGGGCCTCCTTGGAGAGGCCTGGGCACGGGGGCTGACGGCTTACGGCAATCCCAAGGCGCCCGCGCGTGGCTCACGGGTCCTGCTGGTCGCCCACCGCACTCCCGAGCGTGAAAATGTCAGCGAGGCCGCCGCCGACGCCGAGACCCTGGCCCGCGAGCTTGGGGCCGTGTACGAGGTGGAACTCGCTCCTTTCCAGTCGCCCGATGAACTCGACTGGACTGCCCTGCGGGCAAGAGGCCTTCCGGTGATCCTGGCCACCACGGCCCGCCATCGCCACGCCGCGCTGAGGGACGCTCGCCCGGATCTCCACCTGGCCCTGTACAACCCCTACGCCGTGCTGGATGTGGACGCCCCGGCCATCGTGACCTATGGCTTCCGTCCCGAGGCCCGCGCCGCTGTGCTGGCGTGGCTCCTGGGAGAGTTGACCCCGGCCGGCCGCCTGCCTTTTCAGGCCTGA
- a CDS encoding DegV family protein, with product MTHSPFSVITDGGLDAFSSLQNAVPVAPFALNFGSTTFRMDEITREGLYEQLRTNPVHPTSSQPTPQDWVTAAQQSGAKQVLAVTISAGLSGSRNAAEQARSMNPELTWHIHDSGTLSAAQAFQVHAASTAAQRSESVETALAWMQTVHQETELYFTIETLEYLRRGGRIGRVQATLGGLLNLKPVITVDKSTGQYTNVGRARTYRSAIDAVAAQVTQKYGEGAPLRLGLLYGSVREDADTALEILRGRHPIIRSDFAPVNPVLNIHTGPRALGIAAAAGAWPWER from the coding sequence ATGACCCATTCCCCTTTCAGTGTCATCACCGACGGCGGCCTCGACGCGTTTTCCAGCCTGCAGAACGCGGTTCCGGTCGCGCCCTTCGCCCTGAATTTTGGCTCCACGACGTTCCGCATGGACGAGATCACACGCGAGGGCCTGTACGAGCAGCTGCGCACCAATCCTGTGCATCCCACCAGCAGCCAGCCCACGCCGCAGGACTGGGTGACGGCCGCCCAGCAGAGCGGGGCCAAGCAGGTCCTGGCCGTGACCATCAGCGCGGGGCTCAGTGGCAGCCGGAACGCCGCCGAGCAGGCGCGCAGCATGAACCCTGAGCTGACCTGGCACATCCACGACAGCGGCACCTTAAGCGCTGCCCAGGCTTTTCAGGTCCATGCGGCCAGCACGGCGGCGCAGCGCAGTGAGAGTGTCGAGACCGCCCTGGCCTGGATGCAGACGGTTCACCAGGAAACGGAGCTGTACTTCACCATCGAGACGCTCGAATACCTGCGCCGTGGCGGGCGCATCGGTCGGGTCCAGGCCACGCTGGGGGGCCTGCTCAACCTGAAGCCGGTCATCACGGTTGATAAGAGCACTGGCCAGTACACCAACGTGGGTCGGGCGCGCACCTACCGCAGCGCCATCGACGCCGTGGCTGCCCAGGTCACCCAGAAATACGGCGAAGGGGCACCCCTGCGCCTGGGCCTGCTGTACGGTAGCGTGCGCGAGGATGCCGACACTGCCCTGGAGATTCTGCGTGGCCGGCACCCGATCATCAGGTCCGATTTCGCGCCGGTCAACCCGGTGCTGAACATCCACACCGGACCACGGGCGCTGGGGATCGCGGCGGCGGCCGGGGCATGGCCCTGGGAGCGGTGA
- a CDS encoding NAD(P)-dependent oxidoreductase gives MTITTAFIGLGAMGFPMAAHLARHAQATGGRALVWNRTRERAVAHAAQYGTTAADLQDCAQAEVLFSCLPTSAQVDEVIDHMGAHLRPGTVWVDCTSGHPDSARRQREHLSARGVSFLDAPVSGGTSGAQAGTLTVMVGGPTAEVDSVRTQLAFAGKVIHVGNTGAGFAVKAINNVLLAVNLWAAGEGLAVLGRHGVNVGAALEVINASSGRSNASENLIGQRVLTREFPVTFTLGLLAKDAGIALDVVESVKGSAPVLAQTLGLYRAAAQIIGENEDHSAALQLIERMNAQEIK, from the coding sequence ATGACGATCACCACTGCATTCATCGGCCTGGGGGCCATGGGCTTCCCGATGGCGGCGCACCTCGCGCGGCACGCGCAGGCCACCGGGGGCCGGGCACTGGTCTGGAACCGCACCCGGGAACGTGCCGTGGCGCACGCGGCGCAGTACGGGACCACGGCGGCCGACCTCCAGGACTGCGCTCAGGCCGAGGTGCTGTTCAGCTGCCTGCCGACCAGCGCCCAGGTGGATGAGGTTATTGACCACATGGGCGCCCATCTTCGTCCCGGCACCGTGTGGGTGGACTGTACCAGCGGACATCCCGACTCTGCCCGGCGGCAGCGTGAACATCTGTCAGCCCGTGGAGTGTCGTTCCTGGACGCTCCTGTCAGCGGCGGCACCAGCGGGGCCCAGGCCGGGACGCTGACGGTCATGGTGGGCGGCCCGACAGCTGAGGTGGACAGCGTCCGCACCCAGCTGGCATTTGCAGGCAAGGTGATCCACGTGGGTAACACCGGCGCGGGCTTTGCTGTCAAAGCAATTAACAACGTGCTGTTGGCCGTCAACCTGTGGGCGGCCGGTGAAGGCCTGGCGGTCCTGGGCCGTCACGGCGTCAACGTGGGGGCGGCGCTGGAAGTGATCAATGCCAGCAGCGGCCGCAGCAACGCCAGCGAGAACCTGATCGGACAGCGGGTGCTGACCCGGGAGTTTCCGGTGACCTTTACGCTGGGCCTGCTGGCCAAGGATGCGGGCATTGCGCTGGACGTGGTCGAAAGCGTCAAGGGCAGTGCCCCGGTGCTGGCACAGACGCTGGGACTGTACCGGGCAGCAGCACAGATCATCGGCGAGAACGAAGACCACTCGGCGGCCCTGCAACTTATCGAGCGCATGAACGCACAGGAGATCAAATGA
- a CDS encoding prohibitin family protein: protein MAIGGVVLAGLLLAQGIKVIPAGYVGVVFSALSGVKPQPLQEGVHFVVPFVDRVNLYDGRLQEITLAHGVNDGDEGAIRARSKEGLDITADVTVNFRIDRTKAAIMHKELGRNYMVTVVRPQVRSKVRDAIGQFNAADLISTQRQEVEASITRSLTEIFEKNNLLLDSVLLRELRIPESVAKAIEQKQTAEQQVAVEKNRLQQANISAQRAVVEAEGAAKAAVAKARGEAQALSLRGRALRENPQLIQLTVAEKLSPGINTVMLPADGNFLLDLKSLSAATTKTSN from the coding sequence TTGGCCATTGGAGGTGTGGTTCTGGCCGGACTGCTGCTGGCCCAGGGCATCAAGGTGATTCCGGCAGGTTACGTGGGGGTGGTTTTCAGCGCCCTGAGCGGCGTCAAGCCCCAGCCTCTGCAGGAAGGAGTGCATTTCGTGGTGCCTTTTGTAGACCGGGTCAACCTGTATGACGGCCGGCTGCAGGAAATCACCCTGGCCCACGGAGTCAATGACGGCGATGAAGGTGCCATCCGGGCGCGCAGCAAAGAAGGTCTGGACATCACGGCCGATGTGACCGTCAACTTCCGCATCGACCGGACCAAGGCGGCCATCATGCATAAGGAACTGGGCCGTAACTACATGGTGACGGTGGTCAGGCCGCAGGTGCGCAGCAAGGTTCGCGACGCGATCGGGCAGTTCAACGCCGCCGACCTGATCAGCACTCAGCGTCAGGAAGTGGAGGCGAGCATCACCCGCTCCTTGACCGAAATCTTCGAAAAAAACAATCTGCTGCTCGACAGCGTGCTACTGCGTGAACTGCGGATTCCCGAGAGTGTGGCCAAGGCTATCGAGCAGAAGCAGACGGCCGAGCAGCAGGTGGCAGTCGAGAAAAACCGCCTGCAGCAGGCCAACATCAGTGCCCAGCGCGCCGTAGTGGAGGCTGAGGGCGCTGCCAAGGCCGCTGTGGCCAAGGCCCGCGGCGAGGCACAGGCGCTGTCGCTGCGTGGGCGCGCCCTGCGTGAAAACCCCCAGCTGATCCAGCTGACGGTCGCCGAAAAACTGTCACCCGGGATCAACACGGTGATGCTGCCGGCGGATGGGAACTTCCTGCTGGATCTGAAATCCCTCAGCGCCGCCACCACAAAAACGTCCAACTAA
- a CDS encoding YchJ family protein: MMRARYSAYALQYETFVRDTWHPETRPGDLDLHDGTRYLGLKVHSAVGNEVTFTASVRLPDGQRTHLRERSTFTQVEGRWMYVDGAQP, from the coding sequence TTGATGCGTGCGCGCTACAGCGCCTACGCCCTTCAGTACGAGACGTTTGTGCGGGACACCTGGCACCCGGAGACCCGACCCGGAGACCTCGACCTGCACGACGGCACCCGGTATCTGGGTCTGAAGGTACACAGTGCCGTGGGCAACGAGGTGACGTTTACGGCCAGCGTGCGGCTCCCTGATGGACAGCGGACGCACCTGCGTGAACGCAGCACCTTTACGCAGGTGGAAGGCCGCTGGATGTATGTGGACGGTGCCCAGCCCTGA
- a CDS encoding TrmH family RNA methyltransferase — protein sequence MSGTETITSLQNPHVKRLVRLRNRREREEHGVILIEGARELARAVQGGVTPHTLYSCPDLYSPEASNLAATLPGDRLELSRAAFEKVSGRENPDGLLGVAPIPAPRLPEPDSNAVLVVLHGLEKPGNVGAILRSADAAGAQGVLVLGRGADPYGPNVIRSSQGSVFTMPVAVLDEDSALAWLSAQGFITVACTPDAPRTYWDATLTGRIALLLGTEHAGLPESWRHTDHSVSIPMHEGSGADSLNVATAAALVLFECARQRRARENGGLA from the coding sequence ATGAGCGGCACCGAGACCATCACCTCCCTGCAGAATCCGCACGTCAAACGACTGGTGCGCCTTCGCAACCGCCGTGAGCGGGAAGAGCACGGCGTCATTCTGATCGAGGGGGCACGTGAACTGGCCCGGGCCGTCCAGGGGGGCGTGACGCCGCACACGCTTTACAGCTGCCCTGACCTGTACAGCCCGGAGGCGAGCAATCTGGCCGCTACGCTGCCCGGTGACCGGCTGGAGCTTTCACGCGCCGCATTCGAGAAGGTCAGTGGCCGCGAGAACCCCGACGGCCTGCTGGGCGTCGCTCCCATTCCGGCTCCGCGGCTCCCGGAGCCAGACAGTAACGCGGTCCTGGTGGTGTTGCACGGCCTGGAGAAACCCGGCAATGTGGGGGCGATCCTCCGCAGTGCCGACGCGGCCGGCGCGCAGGGTGTGCTGGTGCTGGGGCGGGGCGCCGACCCGTATGGACCCAACGTGATCCGCTCCAGTCAGGGCAGTGTGTTTACCATGCCGGTCGCCGTGCTGGACGAGGACAGTGCGCTGGCGTGGCTGTCGGCGCAGGGTTTTATTACGGTCGCGTGCACGCCGGACGCGCCGCGCACCTACTGGGACGCCACCCTGACCGGACGGATCGCCCTGCTGCTGGGCACCGAGCACGCGGGCCTGCCTGAAAGCTGGCGCCACACCGATCACAGTGTCAGCATTCCGATGCACGAGGGCAGCGGCGCCGACAGCCTGAACGTGGCGACGGCGGCGGCCCTGGTGCTGTTTGAGTGTGCCCGCCAGCGCCGGGCTCGGGAGAACGGAGGCCTGGCATGA
- a CDS encoding response regulator, giving the protein MTMLFPTPLSASPIEILLVEDSEPDIHLTREAFSEAGIANTLHIARDGVEALELLRCCPDRPKIPRPDVILLDINMPRMNGLEVLEELKRDPDLMTIPVIMLTTSQAEEDVLRSYQAYAASYVVKPVEFDRFYEAIRALGRYMLTIVRPPGPGEPGGPPSDR; this is encoded by the coding sequence ATGACCATGCTCTTCCCCACTCCACTTTCCGCTTCCCCGATCGAGATCCTTCTGGTCGAGGACAGCGAGCCAGATATTCATCTGACCCGCGAGGCCTTCTCCGAGGCAGGGATCGCCAACACCCTGCACATTGCCCGCGACGGGGTGGAGGCCCTCGAACTGCTCCGGTGCTGCCCTGACCGCCCCAAAATTCCCCGGCCCGACGTCATTCTTCTGGACATCAATATGCCCCGGATGAATGGTCTGGAAGTCCTGGAGGAACTCAAACGCGACCCCGACCTGATGACCATTCCCGTGATCATGCTGACCACCAGCCAGGCGGAGGAGGACGTCCTGCGTTCGTATCAGGCCTACGCGGCCAGCTACGTGGTGAAGCCGGTCGAGTTCGACCGCTTTTACGAAGCGATCCGGGCGCTGGGGCGATACATGTTGACCATCGTGCGTCCCCCGGGCCCCGGAGAGCCGGGAGGGCCCCCGTCCGACCGGTAG
- a CDS encoding damage-inducible protein DinB — protein MNLLQYLLLGGTAFRDVRTLLQDLGWDEASHVHDGLPYTLADVIAHLAMTQRTSLDLTSGRRESWPEDQPVWPVSALNEADFKAHLIELELGLLQAQALAQDPSGRAREILMDLAAHSAYHWGQVALLRRLGGKLPEPAHQD, from the coding sequence GTGAATCTGCTGCAATACCTCCTGCTTGGCGGCACGGCCTTCCGGGACGTGCGGACGCTGCTGCAGGACTTGGGCTGGGACGAAGCCAGCCACGTTCACGACGGGCTGCCGTACACGCTGGCCGATGTGATCGCACATCTGGCCATGACCCAGCGTACAAGCCTTGACCTTACCTCCGGGCGCCGTGAAAGCTGGCCGGAAGACCAGCCAGTCTGGCCGGTATCGGCCCTGAACGAGGCTGACTTCAAGGCTCACCTGATTGAACTGGAACTTGGGCTGTTGCAGGCACAGGCCCTGGCGCAGGACCCCTCCGGGCGGGCACGCGAAATCCTGATGGACCTGGCAGCCCACAGTGCCTATCACTGGGGTCAGGTGGCCCTTCTCAGGCGGCTGGGGGGAAAGTTGCCCGAGCCGGCCCACCAGGACTGA
- a CDS encoding GNAT family N-acetyltransferase: MTSDVQVTHNAEQNRYELHKGSELAAFAEYRPAGNAVMLSHTETRPEFEGQGFGSRLVQEMLDTLRAEERQVVPMCPFVASFIREHREYVDLVQPDQRGVFGL, encoded by the coding sequence ATGACTTCCGATGTTCAGGTGACCCACAACGCCGAGCAGAACCGGTACGAGCTGCACAAAGGCAGTGAACTGGCGGCTTTTGCCGAGTACCGGCCGGCCGGAAATGCGGTCATGCTCAGCCACACAGAAACTCGCCCCGAGTTCGAGGGGCAGGGCTTCGGATCCAGACTTGTTCAGGAAATGCTCGACACCCTTCGTGCGGAGGAGCGCCAGGTGGTGCCCATGTGTCCGTTTGTGGCCAGTTTCATCCGCGAGCACCGCGAATACGTGGATCTTGTGCAGCCGGATCAGCGCGGTGTTTTTGGACTTTGA
- a CDS encoding MBL fold metallo-hydrolase — MWMQKRQVGEAEAISLTDGQFRLDGGAMFGTVPRVLWDKVAPPDELNRITLRINPLLIRLGGKNILVETGFWDRGGEKFEAMFGVDRDETVFRGLDHAGLVPEDIDLVINTHLHFDHAGRNVTALGEPTFPKARYVVQAQELHDALNPHERSRASYIREYIEPLHDAGLFEVVDGEHELLPGLSVLPLPGHNLGQQGVVLRSGGQTLVYTADLLPTTMHSPTAWVIGYDLYPVTNLENRRRYFAEWHEQNALICTPHDPQIPFARFEPNTKGGFRAVADTQGGNTSS; from the coding sequence ATGTGGATGCAAAAGCGGCAGGTCGGCGAGGCAGAGGCCATCAGCCTGACCGACGGTCAGTTCCGTCTTGACGGAGGGGCCATGTTCGGCACGGTGCCCAGGGTGCTGTGGGATAAGGTGGCGCCCCCGGATGAGCTCAACCGCATTACCCTACGCATCAATCCGCTGCTGATCCGGCTGGGCGGAAAGAATATCCTGGTCGAGACCGGGTTCTGGGACAGAGGCGGGGAGAAGTTCGAGGCCATGTTCGGGGTGGACCGCGACGAGACGGTCTTCCGCGGTTTGGACCATGCTGGCCTGGTGCCTGAAGACATTGATCTGGTGATCAATACCCACCTCCACTTCGATCACGCGGGCCGCAACGTGACCGCGCTGGGTGAACCCACCTTTCCGAAGGCCCGCTATGTGGTGCAGGCGCAGGAATTACACGACGCTCTGAACCCCCACGAGCGCAGCCGGGCCAGCTATATCCGCGAGTACATCGAGCCGCTTCACGACGCGGGGCTGTTTGAGGTGGTGGATGGCGAGCATGAACTGCTGCCTGGCCTGAGCGTGCTGCCGCTGCCCGGCCACAATCTGGGGCAGCAGGGCGTGGTGCTGCGCAGCGGCGGACAGACCCTGGTCTACACGGCTGACCTGCTGCCCACGACCATGCACAGTCCCACAGCGTGGGTCATCGGGTACGACCTGTACCCGGTCACCAATCTGGAAAACCGCCGCCGGTACTTTGCCGAGTGGCATGAGCAGAACGCCCTGATCTGCACGCCGCACGATCCGCAGATACCGTTCGCGCGCTTCGAGCCCAATACCAAGGGGGGCTTCCGGGCGGTGGCCGATACTCAAGGCGGTAACACCAGCAGTTGA